A genome region from Coffea arabica cultivar ET-39 chromosome 7e, Coffea Arabica ET-39 HiFi, whole genome shotgun sequence includes the following:
- the LOC113700649 gene encoding pleiotropic drug resistance protein 2-like isoform X7, which produces MVVDEEEELKWAAIERLPTYDRMRKGMFKQVVSNGKMISNEIDVTKIGAEDKKLLMESILKVVENDNEKLLRRLRDRTDRVGIEIPKIEVRFQNLSIEGDAYVGTRALPTLWNSTLNTLEAALGLIGLSPSKKRIVKILQDVNGIVRPSRMTLLLGPPGSGKTTLLKALAGKADDDLRVSGKITYCGHEFHEFVPQRTSAYISQHDLHYGEMTVRETLDFAGRCLGVGTRYDMLVELSRREREAGIKPDPEIDAFMKATAMMGLETSLITDYVLKILGLDICADIMVGDDMRRGISGGQKKRVTTGEMLVGPAKAFFMDEISTGLDSSTTFQIVKFMRQMVHINDVTMVISLLQPAPETFELFDDVILLSDGWIVYQGPRENILEFFEYMGFRCPERKGIADFLQEVTSKKDQQQYWFKNNQPYSYISPKDFANAFSSFHIGQQLTIDLRVAYDKTRTHPAALVTQQYGISNWELFRACFTREWLLMKRSSFVYIFKTTQITVMAVITLTVFLRTEMKTGQIDNAAKFWGALYFSLINVMFNGMAELPMTVARLPVFFKQRESLFYPAWAFAVPIWVLRIPISVMESLIWILLTYYSVGFAPSAIRFFKQLLAFISIHHMALSLFRFIAAAGRVEVVANTLGTFTLLVVFVLGGYIIAKDDIKDWMIWGYYVSPMMYGQNAIAINEFLAERWSKPSNGSEPTVGKTILKDRGLFFTETWYWIGVGALFAFSLLFNVLFIGALTFLKPLGDNKAVILEDDEQNKDRRAQENGNSIVSETSIQTARGMVLPFQPLSLAFNHVNYYVDMPAEMKTQGVDEERLQLLRDISGAFRPSILTALVGVSGAGKTTLMDVLAGRKTGGYIEGSISISGYPKNQETFARVSGYCEQNDIHSPYVTVYESLLYSAWLRLASDVNTETRKMFVEEVMDLVELNPLRNALVGLPGVDGLSTEQRKRLTIAVELVANPSIIFMDEPTSGLDARAAAVVMRTVRNTVNTGRTVVCTIHQPSIDIFEAFDELLLMKRGGQVIYAGPLGPHSHELIKYFEVIPGVPKIKEGYNPATWMLDVSTSAMEAQLEVDFAVIYANSELYRRNQELIKELSTPVPGSKDLHFPTRYSQSFLVQCKACFWKHNWSYWRNSQYNAIRFFMTVVFGLIFGVIFWDKGNVIFKQQDLINLLGAIYAAVLFLGATNASAVQSVVAIERTVFYRERAAGMYSELPYAFAQVAIETIYVAIQTLVYTLLLYSMIGFQWTGQKFFYFYYFIFMCYTYFSMYGMMVIALTPGQQIAAIVMSFFLNFWNLFSGFLIPRPLIPVWWRWYYWCSPVAWSIYGIFASQLGDRTKDIELSDKSTMPINKFLKDNLGYDHDFLIPVVFAHLGWVLLFFLVFAYGIKFLNFQRR; this is translated from the exons ATGGTGGTCGATGAAGAGGAGGAGCTCAAGTGGGCTGCCATTGAGAGGCTGCCTACTTATGATAGGATGAGAAAAGGGATGTTTAAGCAGGTTGTTAGTAATGGAAAAATGATCTCAAATGAGATCGATGTTACTAAAATTGGTGCTGAGGATAAGAAGCTGTTGATGGAGAGTATTCTTAAGGTTGTTGAAAATGATAATGAGAAGTTGCTTAGGAGACTCCGAGATCGAACTGACAG GGTCGGAATTGAGATTCCAAAGATTGAAGTGAGGTTCCAAAATTTATCTATTGAGGGAGATGCATATGTTGGCACACGAGCACTTCCAACTCTGTGGAACTCCACCCTGAACACACTGGAG GCTGCGTTAGGGTTGATTGGACTTTCTCCATCAAAGAAAAGGATAGTTAAAATACTTCAAGACGTGAATGGGATTGTCAGACCATCAAG GATGACACTGCTTCTTGGGCCTCCAGGTTCAGGAAAAACAACCTTGCTAAAAGCACTGGCAGGCAAAGCTGATGATGATCTCAGA GTTTCAGGAAAAATCACCTACTGTGGCCACgaatttcatgaatttgttcCTCAGAGGACAAGTGCTTATATTAGCCAGCACGATCTTCATTACGGTGAAATGACAGTTCGGGAGACACTGGATTTTGCTGGTAGATGCTTGGGAGTAGGAACCCGATATGATATGCTAGTGGAGTTgtcaagaagagagagagaagcaGGTATTAAACCAGATCCTGAGATTGATGCATTCATGAAAGCCACGGCCATGATGGGATTAGAAACCAGCTTGATCACTGATTATGTGCTGAAG ATTCTTGGATTGGATATTTGTGCTGATATTATGGTGGGAGATGACATGAGAAGAGGCATTTCTGGAGGGCAAAAGAAACGTGTCACTACAG GTGAAATGTTGGTAGGACCAGCAAAAGCATTTTTCATGGATGAAATATCAACAGGACTGGACAGTTCCACGACTTTCCAAATAGTCAAGTTCATGAGACAAATGGTTCACATTAATGATGTAACTATGGTTATCTCTCTCTTACAGCCAGCACCAGAGACATTTGAGCTTTTTGATGATGTTATCCTGCTTTCCGATGGTTGGATTGTCTACCAAGGACCGCGTGAGAACATTCTTGAGTTCTTTGAATACATGGGATTTAGATGCCCCGAAAGGAAAGGGATTGCAGACTTTCTTCAAGAGGTTACCTCAAAGAAGGACCAACAGCAGTATTGGTTCAAAAATAACCAGCCTTATTCATATATCTCTCCAAAGGATTTTGCGAATGCCTTCAGTTCTTTTCACATAGGACAGCAGCTCACAATAGACCTTAGAGTTGCTTATGATAAGACCAGAACCCACCCTGCTGCATTGGTGACACAGCAGTAtggaatttcaaattgggagcTCTTCAGGGCATGCTTCACACGTGAATGGCTGCTCATGAAGCGGAGTTCTTTTGTTTACATATTTAAAACGACACAGATAACCGTCATGGCAGTAATTACCCTGACAGTGTTTTTAAGAACTGAAATGAAAACTGGTCAAATTGATAATGCTGCTAAGTTTTGGGGAGCATTATACTTCAGTCTTATCAATGTGATGTTCAATGGAATGGCAGAGCTACCAATGACAGTTGCTAGGCTTCCTGTGTTTTTTAAGCAGAGGGAAAGTCTATTCTACCCAGCATGGGCCTTTGCAGTACCAATTTGGGTCCTACGTATTCCCATTTCAGTGATGGAGTCCTTAATATGGATTCTTTTGACATATTACTCCGTTGGATTTGCTCCTTCTGCTATTAG GTTCTTCAAACAGCTCTTGGCATTTATCAGCATACATCATATGGCTCTCTCTTTGTTTCGCTTTATTGCAGCAGCTGGGAGAGTAGAAGTTGTGGCAAACACCCTTGGAACCTTCACCCTGTTAGTGGTATTTGTGCTAGGAGGATACATTATTGCGAAAG ATGACATCAAGGATTGGATGATATGGGGTTACTATGTTTCTCCAATGATGTATGGACAAAATGCCATTGCCATCAATGAATTTCTTGCTGAAAGATGGAGCAAG CCCAGCAATGGCTCAGAACCTACAGTTGGAAAGACCATTCTTAAGGACAGAGGTCTATTTTTCACGGAAACCTGGTACTGGATTGGTGTAGGAgctctttttgcattttctctGCTGTTCAATGTTCTTTTTATTGGAGCATTGACATTTTTAAAGC CTCTAGGAGATAATAAAGCTGTTATTCTTGAGGATGATGAGCAAAACAAGGATAGACG TGCTCAGGAAAATGGAAACTCAATCGTTAGTGAAACAAGCATCCAAACAGCTAGAGGAATGGTTTTGCCTTTCCAGCCGCTTTCCCTTGCATTCAATCATGTGAATTACTATGTGGACATGCCTGCA GAAATGAAGACACAAGGGGTTGATGAAGAACGATTGCAGCTACTGAGAGATATTAGTGGTGCTTTCAGGCCTAGCATTCTGACTGCATTGGTTGGTGTCAGTGGTGCTGGAAAGACCACATTAATGGATGTCTTAGCAGGTAGAAAGACTGGAGGGTATATTGAAGGAAGCATAAGCATTTCAGGCTACCCAAAAAACCAAGAAACTTTTGCCCGAGTTAGCGGTTATTGTGAACAGAATGATATCCATTCGCCTTATGTAACTGTTTATGAATCGCTTCTTTACTCAGCCTGGTTACGGCTTGCTTCTGATGTGAATACAGAAACCCGAAAG ATGTTTGTAGAAGAAGTCATGGACTTGGTTGAGCTTAATCCTTTGAGGAATGCTCTTGTTGGACTTCCAGGAGTTGACGGTCTTTCAACTGAGCAGAGAAAGAGACTTACTATTGCTGTTGAATTAGTTGCTAATCCTTCCATCATCTTTATGGATGAGCCCACTTCAGGACTTGATGCCAGAGCTGCTGCAGTTGTAATGCGTACAGTTAGAAACACTGTGAATACAGGTCGAACTGTGGTGTGCACAATTCACCAGCCAAGCATAGATATTTTTGAAGCTTTTGATGAG CTGCTGTTGATGAAGAGAGGAGGACAAGTGATATATGCAGGACCGCTTGGTCCCCATTCTCACGAGCTTATCAAATATTTCGAG GTTATACCAGGCGTTCCCAAGATAAAAGAGGGCTATAATCCGGCTACCTGGATGTTGGATGTCAGCACCTCTGCAATGGAGGCCCAACTTGAGGTTGATTTTGCAGTAATATATGCCAACTCTGAACTTTACAG GAGAAATCAGGAGCTAATAAAGGAACTAAGCACCCCTGTACCAGGTTCCAAGGACCTACATTTTCCTACTCGGTACTCTCAGTCCTTTTTAGTTCAATGCAAGGCTTGTTTTTGGAAACACAACTGGTCATACTGGAGGAATTCACAGTATAATGCCATCAGATTCTTCATGACAGTTGTCTTCGGACTTATATTTGGTGTTATCTTTTGGGACAAAGGAAATGTAAT ATTTAAGCAGCAAGACTTAATTAATTTACTGGGAGCTATTTATGCTGCTGTTCTTTTCCTCGGAGCTACCAATGCTTCTGCAGTGCAATCTGTTGTAGCAATTGAAAGAACAGTTTTTTACCGTGAAAGAGCAGCAGGAATGTATTCAGAGTTGCCTTACGCGTTTGCTCAG GTTGCAATAGAAACTATTTATGTTGCAATTCAGACTCTAGTATATACACTTCTTTTATACTCCATGATTGGATTCCAGTGGACTGGCCAGAAGTTCTTCTATTTCTACTATTTCATCTTCATGTGTTACACCTACTTCTCAATGTACGGGATGATGGTTATCGCGCTAACTCCTGGCCAACAAATTGCTGCAATTGTCATGTCATTCTTCTTGAATTTCTGGAATCTGTTCTCTGGTTTCCTCATCCCACGTCCC CTTATCCCAGTTTGGTGGAGGTGGTACTACTGGTGCTCTCCAGTTGCATGGTCAATTTATGGTATTTTTGCATCACAACTTGGTGACAGGACCAAAgacattgaactctctgataAAAGCACAATGCCAATCAACAAATTCCTCAAGGATAACTTGGGCTATGaccatgatttcctcattccagtGGTTTTTGCCCACCTTGGTTGGGTCCTCCTATTCTTCTTGGTCTTTGCCTATGGCATCAAGTTTCTCAATTTCCAAAGGAGATGA
- the LOC113700649 gene encoding pleiotropic drug resistance protein 2-like isoform X8, producing the protein MVVDEEEELKWAAIERLPTYDRMRKGMFKQVVSNGKMISNEIDVTKIGAEDKKLLMESILKVVENDNEKLLRRLRDRTDRVGIEIPKIEVRFQNLSIEGDAYVGTRALPTLWNSTLNTLEAALGLIGLSPSKKRIVKILQDVNGIVRPSRMTLLLGPPGSGKTTLLKALAGKADDDLRVSGKITYCGHEFHEFVPQRTSAYISQHDLHYGEMTVRETLDFAGRCLGVGTRYDMLVELSRREREAGIKPDPEIDAFMKATAMMGLETSLITDYVLKILGLDICADIMVGDDMRRGISGGQKKRVTTGEMLVGPAKAFFMDEISTGLDSSTTFQIVKFMRQMVHINDVTMVISLLQPAPETFELFDDVILLSDGWIVYQGPRENILEFFEYMGFRCPERKGIADFLQEVTSKKDQQQYWFKNNQPYSYISPKDFANAFSSFHIGQQLTIDLRVAYDKTRTHPAALVTQQYGISNWELFRACFTREWLLMKRSSFVYIFKTTQITVMAVITLTVFLRTEMKTGQIDNAAKFWGALYFSLINVMFNGMAELPMTVARLPVFFKQRESLFYPAWAFAVPIWVLRIPISVMESLIWILLTYYSVGFAPSAIRFFKQLLAFISIHHMALSLFRFIAAAGRVEVVANTLGTFTLLVVFVLGGYIIAKDDIKDWMIWGYYVSPMMYGQNAIAINEFLAERWSKPSNGSEPTVGKTILKDRGLFFTETWYWIGVGALFAFSLLFNVLFIGALTFLKPLGDNKAVILEDDEQNKDRRQENGNSIVSETSIQTARGMVLPFQPLSLAFNHVNYYVDMPAEMKTQGVDEERLQLLRDISGAFRPSILTALVGVSGAGKTTLMDVLAGRKTGGYIEGSISISGYPKNQETFARVSGYCEQNDIHSPYVTVYESLLYSAWLRLASDVNTETRKMFVEEVMDLVELNPLRNALVGLPGVDGLSTEQRKRLTIAVELVANPSIIFMDEPTSGLDARAAAVVMRTVRNTVNTGRTVVCTIHQPSIDIFEAFDELLLMKRGGQVIYAGPLGPHSHELIKYFEVIPGVPKIKEGYNPATWMLDVSTSAMEAQLEVDFAVIYANSELYRRNQELIKELSTPVPGSKDLHFPTRYSQSFLVQCKACFWKHNWSYWRNSQYNAIRFFMTVVFGLIFGVIFWDKGNVIFKQQDLINLLGAIYAAVLFLGATNASAVQSVVAIERTVFYRERAAGMYSELPYAFAQVAIETIYVAIQTLVYTLLLYSMIGFQWTGQKFFYFYYFIFMCYTYFSMYGMMVIALTPGQQIAAIVMSFFLNFWNLFSGFLIPRPLIPVWWRWYYWCSPVAWSIYGIFASQLGDRTKDIELSDKSTMPINKFLKDNLGYDHDFLIPVVFAHLGWVLLFFLVFAYGIKFLNFQRR; encoded by the exons ATGGTGGTCGATGAAGAGGAGGAGCTCAAGTGGGCTGCCATTGAGAGGCTGCCTACTTATGATAGGATGAGAAAAGGGATGTTTAAGCAGGTTGTTAGTAATGGAAAAATGATCTCAAATGAGATCGATGTTACTAAAATTGGTGCTGAGGATAAGAAGCTGTTGATGGAGAGTATTCTTAAGGTTGTTGAAAATGATAATGAGAAGTTGCTTAGGAGACTCCGAGATCGAACTGACAG GGTCGGAATTGAGATTCCAAAGATTGAAGTGAGGTTCCAAAATTTATCTATTGAGGGAGATGCATATGTTGGCACACGAGCACTTCCAACTCTGTGGAACTCCACCCTGAACACACTGGAG GCTGCGTTAGGGTTGATTGGACTTTCTCCATCAAAGAAAAGGATAGTTAAAATACTTCAAGACGTGAATGGGATTGTCAGACCATCAAG GATGACACTGCTTCTTGGGCCTCCAGGTTCAGGAAAAACAACCTTGCTAAAAGCACTGGCAGGCAAAGCTGATGATGATCTCAGA GTTTCAGGAAAAATCACCTACTGTGGCCACgaatttcatgaatttgttcCTCAGAGGACAAGTGCTTATATTAGCCAGCACGATCTTCATTACGGTGAAATGACAGTTCGGGAGACACTGGATTTTGCTGGTAGATGCTTGGGAGTAGGAACCCGATATGATATGCTAGTGGAGTTgtcaagaagagagagagaagcaGGTATTAAACCAGATCCTGAGATTGATGCATTCATGAAAGCCACGGCCATGATGGGATTAGAAACCAGCTTGATCACTGATTATGTGCTGAAG ATTCTTGGATTGGATATTTGTGCTGATATTATGGTGGGAGATGACATGAGAAGAGGCATTTCTGGAGGGCAAAAGAAACGTGTCACTACAG GTGAAATGTTGGTAGGACCAGCAAAAGCATTTTTCATGGATGAAATATCAACAGGACTGGACAGTTCCACGACTTTCCAAATAGTCAAGTTCATGAGACAAATGGTTCACATTAATGATGTAACTATGGTTATCTCTCTCTTACAGCCAGCACCAGAGACATTTGAGCTTTTTGATGATGTTATCCTGCTTTCCGATGGTTGGATTGTCTACCAAGGACCGCGTGAGAACATTCTTGAGTTCTTTGAATACATGGGATTTAGATGCCCCGAAAGGAAAGGGATTGCAGACTTTCTTCAAGAGGTTACCTCAAAGAAGGACCAACAGCAGTATTGGTTCAAAAATAACCAGCCTTATTCATATATCTCTCCAAAGGATTTTGCGAATGCCTTCAGTTCTTTTCACATAGGACAGCAGCTCACAATAGACCTTAGAGTTGCTTATGATAAGACCAGAACCCACCCTGCTGCATTGGTGACACAGCAGTAtggaatttcaaattgggagcTCTTCAGGGCATGCTTCACACGTGAATGGCTGCTCATGAAGCGGAGTTCTTTTGTTTACATATTTAAAACGACACAGATAACCGTCATGGCAGTAATTACCCTGACAGTGTTTTTAAGAACTGAAATGAAAACTGGTCAAATTGATAATGCTGCTAAGTTTTGGGGAGCATTATACTTCAGTCTTATCAATGTGATGTTCAATGGAATGGCAGAGCTACCAATGACAGTTGCTAGGCTTCCTGTGTTTTTTAAGCAGAGGGAAAGTCTATTCTACCCAGCATGGGCCTTTGCAGTACCAATTTGGGTCCTACGTATTCCCATTTCAGTGATGGAGTCCTTAATATGGATTCTTTTGACATATTACTCCGTTGGATTTGCTCCTTCTGCTATTAG GTTCTTCAAACAGCTCTTGGCATTTATCAGCATACATCATATGGCTCTCTCTTTGTTTCGCTTTATTGCAGCAGCTGGGAGAGTAGAAGTTGTGGCAAACACCCTTGGAACCTTCACCCTGTTAGTGGTATTTGTGCTAGGAGGATACATTATTGCGAAAG ATGACATCAAGGATTGGATGATATGGGGTTACTATGTTTCTCCAATGATGTATGGACAAAATGCCATTGCCATCAATGAATTTCTTGCTGAAAGATGGAGCAAG CCCAGCAATGGCTCAGAACCTACAGTTGGAAAGACCATTCTTAAGGACAGAGGTCTATTTTTCACGGAAACCTGGTACTGGATTGGTGTAGGAgctctttttgcattttctctGCTGTTCAATGTTCTTTTTATTGGAGCATTGACATTTTTAAAGC CTCTAGGAGATAATAAAGCTGTTATTCTTGAGGATGATGAGCAAAACAAGGATAGACGGCAA GAAAATGGAAACTCAATCGTTAGTGAAACAAGCATCCAAACAGCTAGAGGAATGGTTTTGCCTTTCCAGCCGCTTTCCCTTGCATTCAATCATGTGAATTACTATGTGGACATGCCTGCA GAAATGAAGACACAAGGGGTTGATGAAGAACGATTGCAGCTACTGAGAGATATTAGTGGTGCTTTCAGGCCTAGCATTCTGACTGCATTGGTTGGTGTCAGTGGTGCTGGAAAGACCACATTAATGGATGTCTTAGCAGGTAGAAAGACTGGAGGGTATATTGAAGGAAGCATAAGCATTTCAGGCTACCCAAAAAACCAAGAAACTTTTGCCCGAGTTAGCGGTTATTGTGAACAGAATGATATCCATTCGCCTTATGTAACTGTTTATGAATCGCTTCTTTACTCAGCCTGGTTACGGCTTGCTTCTGATGTGAATACAGAAACCCGAAAG ATGTTTGTAGAAGAAGTCATGGACTTGGTTGAGCTTAATCCTTTGAGGAATGCTCTTGTTGGACTTCCAGGAGTTGACGGTCTTTCAACTGAGCAGAGAAAGAGACTTACTATTGCTGTTGAATTAGTTGCTAATCCTTCCATCATCTTTATGGATGAGCCCACTTCAGGACTTGATGCCAGAGCTGCTGCAGTTGTAATGCGTACAGTTAGAAACACTGTGAATACAGGTCGAACTGTGGTGTGCACAATTCACCAGCCAAGCATAGATATTTTTGAAGCTTTTGATGAG CTGCTGTTGATGAAGAGAGGAGGACAAGTGATATATGCAGGACCGCTTGGTCCCCATTCTCACGAGCTTATCAAATATTTCGAG GTTATACCAGGCGTTCCCAAGATAAAAGAGGGCTATAATCCGGCTACCTGGATGTTGGATGTCAGCACCTCTGCAATGGAGGCCCAACTTGAGGTTGATTTTGCAGTAATATATGCCAACTCTGAACTTTACAG GAGAAATCAGGAGCTAATAAAGGAACTAAGCACCCCTGTACCAGGTTCCAAGGACCTACATTTTCCTACTCGGTACTCTCAGTCCTTTTTAGTTCAATGCAAGGCTTGTTTTTGGAAACACAACTGGTCATACTGGAGGAATTCACAGTATAATGCCATCAGATTCTTCATGACAGTTGTCTTCGGACTTATATTTGGTGTTATCTTTTGGGACAAAGGAAATGTAAT ATTTAAGCAGCAAGACTTAATTAATTTACTGGGAGCTATTTATGCTGCTGTTCTTTTCCTCGGAGCTACCAATGCTTCTGCAGTGCAATCTGTTGTAGCAATTGAAAGAACAGTTTTTTACCGTGAAAGAGCAGCAGGAATGTATTCAGAGTTGCCTTACGCGTTTGCTCAG GTTGCAATAGAAACTATTTATGTTGCAATTCAGACTCTAGTATATACACTTCTTTTATACTCCATGATTGGATTCCAGTGGACTGGCCAGAAGTTCTTCTATTTCTACTATTTCATCTTCATGTGTTACACCTACTTCTCAATGTACGGGATGATGGTTATCGCGCTAACTCCTGGCCAACAAATTGCTGCAATTGTCATGTCATTCTTCTTGAATTTCTGGAATCTGTTCTCTGGTTTCCTCATCCCACGTCCC CTTATCCCAGTTTGGTGGAGGTGGTACTACTGGTGCTCTCCAGTTGCATGGTCAATTTATGGTATTTTTGCATCACAACTTGGTGACAGGACCAAAgacattgaactctctgataAAAGCACAATGCCAATCAACAAATTCCTCAAGGATAACTTGGGCTATGaccatgatttcctcattccagtGGTTTTTGCCCACCTTGGTTGGGTCCTCCTATTCTTCTTGGTCTTTGCCTATGGCATCAAGTTTCTCAATTTCCAAAGGAGATGA